The following nucleotide sequence is from Pedobacter sp. PACM 27299.
CCGAAAGGAAACCTATACTGCCTTCATTATTACTCCTGGTCATGCTGATATAAACCAGATCACGTTCCTGACCCTGGAAACTATCAATGGTATTTACCGTGATTTTATCGGCATAAACCATTAATTCCGGCGAATGCAGCATCAATTCCTTCATCAGTAGGATCTGCTGTTTATAAGGCGAGATCACTGCGATGGTAGGAAAATTTTCCTGGCTATAATGGCTGCCAAGCATTGCCACCAGCTGTGTCAGGTGTTTAAACAAGAACGCAGCTTCCTCTGGATTGGTCGTACTTGTGCCTTCAGATTTCTCTTCAAAGCCACAGCCTGCCGTATCGACGAAAGCCAATGGTGCTTCTTCCGAAAACAGTACGTGTTTCGCTACTGTATCATGAGCCTTCAATTTGTTCTCATAAAATACCTGAGAGGAATAACTCATAATGGTTTCATTCATACGGTATTGCTCTTCCAAGAGCGTAACTGCTTCCGGGTGCAGCGCAGTCGTCTTCTCTAATAAAGTAGTACTTAAGCCTGCTTTTGCCGCTTCATTCGACTTTATCGTTGGAGAAAGCTGGCAATGGTCACCAGCAAAGATCACTTTCTGTGCTTTCAGGATCGGAATCCAGCAGGCAGGCTCTAAAGCTTGCCCGGCTTCGTCAATCACTACCGTATGAAATTTTAGTCCGCGGACCGTATAATGGTTGGCGCCAACGAGCGTAGCGGTCACTACCTGCGCTTTACTGAGCAAATCATCGATCATGTACTGCTCGGTATTGCCCACTTCTTTCATGATCTTATGTGCCTCATCAAAGAGTGCCTGGCGCTGTTCCTTTTCCGCACGGCCGAAATTCCGCTTGTACTTATGGGCCATGTTTTTATACTCATTGGCCTGTTTCTTTAATGCTCTGATTTGTTTCATGCTGTCGTGTTCCGACAACCTGCCATCGAGTGTTAAAGACTGCAGTCTTTCTGATACCCTGGCTGGATTTCCAATGCGCAGTACGTTTAAATCTTCCTCATCCAATTTCTCAGTGAGGAGGTCCACCGCAGTATTACTCGGCGCAACAACGAGAATTTGCTGGTGATCCTGTTTGATCAATGCCTTTATTGCCTGTACCAAAGTAGTCGTTTTTCCTGTTCCCGGAGGCCCATGAACAATGGCCAGTTCCTGAGCAGAAAGGATTTTATCAACTGCCTGCTGCTGTACCGGGTTTAATTTTGGAATGGTATAATGCGGAGTCTGATTAGAAAAAGTCGGACTGGCCTGACCGGTCAGTATCTTGATCAGGCGACTGTCGTCAGATTTATCTAATGCCGAAGAAGCTTGTTTCAAGGCATTTCGCATCTCATCATAGCTGTTGTTGTCGAACAATACATCGATGCCGAGTTTGCCATCACGCGTCCAGTCTGGCAATTCATCCGTCTTTAAAGTAATCTTTAAGCGGTTGCCGCTTTGGTGGGTAATGGTGCCCTCCACACGATCTTTAGGATCATGATTAGAGAACAATACCGCCGAAGCGCCAAAACGAAGCTGATGCGCAAGCTCTTGATGTGTGGTCCGTTCAACTTCTACCGTTAAATAGTCGCCACGACTCATTTCTGAGCCCCTGATGGCGATAGGATACCAGGACAATCCGTTTGCTCTACGGGTAGCTACGGAAGAAGATGCAGTCAATTGGAGGTAAGACCTTAAGTCTTCCTCGCGTTCAATCTTTAATAACTCAAGGAGTTTTTTGAAATATTCCAACAGGGATAGGGGTTATGCTAATTGTTTTTCCATGATATAATCTTCCATTAAGAAGCCATCGCCAATGTCGATATTCTCTTCTCCGACTTGTTCAAAGCCCACGTTTTTGTAAAACTGGAAGGCAGAATTGTCGCGGTTTACATTCAGCGATAAGGCAGTATTCTGGTTGTCTTTTGCAATTGCTGTGATGGTTTTCATCAGTAATTTCCCAACACCTTTACCCTGAGCTTCTGGAAGTAAATAGATTTTGTGGATCTTTGTTTTTGATAAGCCTTTATAATTCAGTTCATAAGAGGCATATCCTAAGTCATTCGTCTCGTCTTTGACCAATAAAAAATGATGTCCTTTTTTTGTCACCTGCTCCGTTAAAGCTGCTGTGCTGTACATCATTTCCAGCATATAGCTGATTTGTTCTGGAGATAAGATGGCCCCAAATGTTGCTGGCCAGGTCTTGTTGGCGATCTTTTGAATCACCGGAAAATCATTCGTTGTGGCGGTGTAAATGTTTAGCATAGGTCTGAATAAGCGGCTCTTTAAACGAAGCCTGGGCGTTAAAAATTTGGAAAGCTTATAAATGTATTTAGAAAGAATTATCTTAACAACTAATCGTTCAAAAATGATAGTAGATTAACAATAAATAGCCGAAGATTTCAGTCCTTTACAACTGAATCAGGTATTTGAAAATTTGATACCTTTAGCTTATTAAAAGAAAAACGATATGAATACTGAAAAAGCCATTCTAGCAGGCGGTTGCTTTTGGGGAGTAGAAGAACTATTTCGCCACCATCCAGGTGTGATTTCGACAGTTGTAGGCTATACCGGAGGAGATGTTCCGAATGCTACCTACCGCAATCATGGAACACATGCCGAAGGAATAGAGATTGTATTTGATCCTGTAGTGCTCAGTTATCGCGGTCTTCTGGAGTATTTCTTTCAGATTCACGACCCGACCACAAAAAATAGACAAGGAAATGATATTGGCACCTCTTATCGCTCTGCGATCTTTTATGTGGATGAGCAGCAGCAGGAAACTGCCAAATCTTTAATCGCAGAACTGGAAGCCTCTGGTAAATGGCCAGGTAAATTTGTGACGGAAATTGTACCTGAAACTGATTTCTGGAATGCTGAAGAGGACCATCAGAACTATTTACAAAAGGTTCCGTATGGCTATACCTGCCATTTTGAACGTCCAGACTGGAAGTTAAGTTAAATAATAGTCGCATTATCTATTCCTGGCCAATGAATTAGACTTCCTGGCCGGGAGGATGACTAAATAAGCGTTGAAGCGCTGTGCTAACGGCAGGCTTGCTGATATCATCAAGTGTATATTGGTCAAGGTATTGATAAAGTGCATCTTGTGCGCCGTTTAATATGTTTTTTAAACCGCAGTCTCCGGCAAGGATACAGCGCGGACTCTCACAGTTGATCAATTCTTCATCTTGTTCCAGCAGGCGCACCAGCTTTCCAATCCGATAGGTTTCCGAAGAATCGAACAGGCGTAAACCACCGCCTCTGCCTCGCTGTGCAGCTATAATGTTTTGATTAGAAAGAAACTGAACCACTTTAACCAAGTGGTTTCTGGAGATTCCGAACTGATCAGCCAGTTCAGTAATGGTCGTTGCCGGCAATTCCGCTGGCTTGCGACTCATATACATCAGGATTCTCAATCCATAATCTGTAAATTGGTTCAGTTTCATTGATTTATCAATTAATTCATTTGAATGGTTTGCGGGCCAAATTCTTCAAAGAAGAACTTTTTAGCATCCACGCCTAAGGCAGACAGATCTTTCATTGTTTTTTCAATAAATGGCTTGGGTCCGCAAAGATAGTATTCTGCATCAGGTATCAGGAGCATTTCACTGATTTCAGCAACATCCAATCTTCCTGTGCGGCTGTCGTTTGATGAGTGCTGATCTTTAGAAACTTTTTCTGAATTCTCATAAAAGACAATATGTTCAAACCAATCGTGTTTCGCCTGCCATGCATTCACTTGTTCGCGGAAGGCATGAACGCTTTCCGAACGACAGGCGTGTGCCCATTTTACCTGGCGCTGCTGCGCTGATTGCGTCAGGAAGTCCATCATAGAAATAAATGGCGTTTGGCCTACACCACCGCTTAAAAGCACTAATGGAGTACGCTGCGCTGTGTTGACCACAAAATCGCCTGCAGGTGTAGTGGCTTCGATCAATTGACCTTCCTGTAATTGATCGTGCAGGAAGTTGGATACCGTTCCGTTTTCTTTGTTTTCATCTCCAGGCGCTCTTTTTACTGAAATTCTATAGTAATCAGCGTTTGGAGCGGAAGAGATGCTGTACTGACGTGGCTGGTAGATCCCTAAAGCCGGGATGAAAACTTTGATGCTTAAATATTGACCTGGCTGGTGTTTAGCAACCTCTAGTCCATCTTCCGGACGCAAATAAAAAGAGGTGATTTCCGATGATTCCTGTACCTTTTTATCAAGGATGAACTTTCTCCAGCCAGTCCAGGCGCCATCTGCAGCTGCCTTTTGTAAGTAGATCGACTTTTCAAGATTGATCATTAAGTCGGCCAGCTGTGCGTAAGCTTTCGCCCAGGCTGTAATCAACTCCGCTGTAGCTGCCTCGCCAAGAACTTCTCCGATAGAAGCCAGCAAGTGATTGCCCACAATGTCATATTGCTCTGCAGTAATCTGTAAACTGGTGTGCTTATCGCCAATTCTTTGCAATACGGGTAGGAGTACACCAGGGGTTTCAATGTTTTCCGCATAAGCAAGAACGGCAAGTGCCAATGCGGTTTGCTGTGTGCCATTTTGTTGATTTCCCATGTTAAAGGTGTTCCTCAATTCCGGGTTGTGCTGGAACATTCTTTTATAAAAATGTTGGGTCAGCAATAAACCGTGTTCTCTTAAAATTGGGACTGTGGCTTTGATTAAGCCTATTTCTGTAGTACTAAGCATATGAATTATTAAAGTTGCATCAAAAATACAACTTTAAAATTGAAGCCCTAACTTTTAACAGATTTTCTCCCAAAATTACATTTTACAGATAATGGGAGGGACCAGGGCTTTGTCGTGATTACCCCCTGTTATTGTCTTGTCCAGCCATCTTTAGCCGGCCTTAAAACCGCTAGATTTGAATTGTACAATTAACTGAATATATTTATGTGCTGAACAAAATCAGTGCAACCCTAAAAACATAACCATGGCAACTATTAATCCTTATTTGAATTTCCTGGGCACTACTGAAGAGGCCTTTAACTTTTATAAATCTGTATTTGGCGGAGAATTTTCTGTCTTGCAGCGTTTTAAAGACGTACCACATGGTGATAACATGTCTGCGGAAGACAAAGAGAAAATTATGCATGTTTCTTTGTCGATCGGAAAAGGCAATACGATAATGGGGACTGATGTCCTTGAATCAATGGGGCAGAAGCTGAATGTTGGTGATAACTTTTCAATTAGTATCAATGCGGACAGTGAAGCAGAAGCTGAACAACTTTTTAATGCACTTTCTCCAGGTGCCAATATCGTGATGCCGCTGGAAAAAGCATTCTGGGGTGCATATTTCGGAATGCTGACTGATCAATTTGGCATTCAGTGGATGGTGAATTTCGATTACAACCAAGAGTAATTTAAGCTATCTTACCTTCCAAGGTTAAACCAAACCATTGAATTTCTTAATTTAGGCCATTTAATGATAACGAGCATACCTCATGAGTAGATTAAAATTAGGCTGGATAGGTCTTGGAAATATGGGAACCCCAATGGTAAAGAACTTACTAAAGGCTGGGTTTGAAGTGGTTGTTTTCAACCGTACGAAACAAAAAGAAGCAGAATTGATCGCTAATGGTGCCAGTACTGCTACAGATCCGCAAACATTATTGGAGAATTGTGATGTTGTATTTACGATGCTGTCCAATGACGAAGCAGTTAAAACGGTATTTGAAGGAGAAAAAGGCTTGCTGACAAATCCTGGAACTGGTAAAATGATCATTGATATGAGTACTGTTTCACCTGATACCTCCAGATATTTATCGGAACTTTGCAAAAAGAACCATATTGATTTTCTGGAGGCACCAGTATCTGGCAGTGTTAAACCTGCACAGGATGGTACGCTGATTATCTTAGTAGGCGGAGAAACGTCAGCCTATGAAAAAGCGAAGCCTGCTTTTGAAGCTTTGGGCAAACTTTCTGTACATGTTGGGGGAGCAGGAGTGGGCAGCTCTGCAAAACTGGCGGTCAATTACCTGTTGGGTTTGAACTTGCAGGGATTAGCAGAAACCGTACTTTTTGCGGAAAAGAATGGCGTTAGTAAAACCGATATGCTGACGATAATCAATGAAGGAGCCTGCGGAAACGGCATCACAAAGCTTAAAACATCTTCGATTTTAAATGAAGATTATCCAGCTGCTTTCGCATTGAAACATTTAGTGAAGGATCTGGGCCTGGCTAAAGATGCTGGATTAGATGCCCCTTTAATTGATCCTTTGTACCACACTTTCCAGCAGGCACAGCAGGAGGGCCTGGGAGAAGAAGATGTAATGGCTGTGATTAAATCACTGGCAAAAAGATAAAGTTAGTGATAGATGGAATACAAAAAAGGAAGGACGCTATTAAACGTCCTTCCTTTTTGCAACTTACTAATGGATCACACGAATAAGTCTTATACCTGTATAGCTGAAATATTAGTTTTTAGGTTGTACTCTACCAGATTTTCTATCCTGACCTCTACCGATCACATAACCCGTTCCGGCACCAACAACACCACCGATAATAGCACCTCTGGCATTGTTCTTATCTACCAAAATACCACCAATTGCTCCGGCACCTGCACCAATTGCAGCACCTTTAGCCGCCTGACTCCAACCTTTTTTCTTAGCAGGGGTAGCTACTGTGTTTGATGATGACGAAGAAGAAGATCTTCTTTCTGCCGCATCATTACGCTCTGCTAATAGCAGCGTTCTTTTTTCTTCTCTTATGCGGTCTTTTTGAATCTCTTCATCTTTTAATTTAGCAAGTTTCTCTTTTTCAAGAGCGTCTGCTTTTTTGAAACTATCCAATCTCAGACTATCTTTTACAGCAACAATCGCTTGTTGTTTGATTATCGCTTCCTCTTTGGCATTATTTGAACATGCTGATAATAAAATCGCCAATGCCGCTACTGAAAATATCTTTTTCATAATTTTGAATATTGTTTACACCTGGTAACCTGTAAAAATGATGCCAAACTCTTTAATCACTTCATGAAAACAAACATAAAGTAGCTTAAATGTTACCAAAAAACATTGGTTTTATTCTGCTTTTTATTATAAAATATTGATTGTCAAACTTGAAACCTAGTATTTAAAAAGCGCAGAATTTTCTGAACAATTTGTGCATCATCGATGTTTCTGTTAGCATAAATAGACCTAAATATAGGGCTATCGCTCTCATTGCTTATATAAACGCGCTTCTTCCAAATCCAGACTACTTTCCAGATCGCGGATCACCTCATCATCATATTGCTTAGTTGCGCGCAATTTATTGAGTTCCATTCTTCTCATGGCAATCAAATCAAGCATGATTTTCCCATATAATTTTCTAACAGAGGCCACTTGTTCTTTTTGCTCGCTTAAAGTCTGTTCCGTTGCCTGGATACTACGTTCCAGCTGCTCTTTGATTCTCGCAATAGTTTCATATTCCTTCATCTCCTGGTGGTACTTGCTGTTTAGGAAAGTCACGGATTCTTTAGCCAGCTGTAACCTGATGGCTTCTTTTTGCTGATCAAAAGGGACATGGTCATCGGTTTCTTCTATTTTAAGCAAACGTAGGAAAATGGGAAGGGTTAGCCCTTGAAATACCAGGGTCACCAGGATCACAATAAAAGTGATGAATAAGATCAGGTTTCTATGAGGAAAAGCATCTCCATTGGCTAAAGTTAAAGGTATGGCTAATGCAGAAGCCAATGAAACCACCCCACGCATTCCTGCCCAGCCAATAATAAATGGAAGCTTTAAGCCAGGGCTTGATTCCGATGCACGGATTTTCGGGCTCAAGAACCTGGGTAGGAAGGCAACCACATAAACCAGAATAATTCTTGCAATGATCACGATTGCGCTAATGATCAATCCGTAATGAATCGCTTCTTTAATTGAATAACCGTCTAAGGCGGCTACAATTACAGGTAATTCCAATCCGATCAGGATAAAAACAAAACCATTCAAAAGGAAACCTACGGTTGCCCATACTTCTTTTGTCTGTATTCTAGTGTGGTAATTTAAGAAATCGTTGGAGCGGAAAGAGAGAAACAGACCGCCGCTAACCACAGCTAAAACACCTGACCAATGGAATTCCTCTGCTACAATATACATCAGATAAGGAGCGATTAAGGTAATTGGTGTAGTAATGCTGGATGATTTGGCCCAATATCTCAATACAAGATATAGTATATGTGCGATTACCAGACCAACAAATACACCCATTACGGCCAATACTATAAAGTCTGTTGCTGCTTTCTGGAAAACAAATTGACCAGTTAGGATAGAGGCCAATGCGAATCTGAATACGGTTAAAGAGGCCGCGTCGTTCACCAGACTTTCGCCTTCTAACATTGTTAAACCACGTCTTGGCATGTTTACACCCTTTAATACAGAGGTCGCCGCTACCGCATCCGGTGGGGAGATGATACCTCCCAGTAAAAAGCCTAAGGCCAATGTAAAGCCAGGAATGATGCTTACTGAAAAGTACGCAATCGCCAGCGAAGTGATCAATACCAATCCAAAACCCAATAGCATGATGGACCTTTTCCATTTCCAGAAGTCGTTCCAGGAGGTATACCAGGCTGCTTCAAAAAGTAATGGCGGTAAAAAGATAAGGAAAACAATATCTGGATTGATGCTAATTGCAGGTATACCGGGTATAAAACTGATGCCTAATCCTCCGATTACAAGAAAAATAGGATAGGAGATTTTCCAGCGTTGGCTCAACAAATAAAGAAGTGCCATTGCAAAAAACAAGGCGAGGATCAGCAGTAAATTAGCGTGTATCATGGACAAAAATATAAAAATATCACTTTCTTTCGCCAACTTGTTGTCGCCACATGGCATAATATAGTCCTTTTTGTTCCAGCAGTTCTGCATGAGAACCAGCTTCGGAGATCTTACCTTTTTCTAAAACGTAGATCACATCGGCATGCATAATGGTCGACAATCGGTGGGCAATCACTACCGTGATCCGTTCTCTGCTCATAGAAAGATCGCGGATGGTAGAGGTAATTTCTTCTTCAGTTAAGGAATCCAATGCGGATGTCGCTTCATCGAAAATAAGTAATCTCGGGTTTCTCAATAAGGCACGTGCAATGGAGATCCTCTGTTTTTCACCTCCTGACAGTTTGAGTCCGCCTTCCCCCAATAAGGTATCCATTCCTTTTTCAGATTTTGCCAGAAGATTGGTGCAGGAAGCCTTATCCAATGCCAGCAGCAGCTCTTCCTCTGTAGCGTCTCCTTTAACAAATAACAGATTTTCTTTTATGGTGCCTGCGAAAAGCTGCGTGTCCTGAGTCACAAAGCCGATTTGTCGCCGAAGTTCATTGTATCGGATCTCCGTGGAAGGAATGCCGTTGAATAAAATCGCTCCGGAAACCGGCCGGTACAAACCAACCAGCAGTTTCACCAGCGTTGATTTCCCAGAGCCAGATGGCCCAACAAAAGCGATCGTTTCTCCGGTATTGACATGAAAAGAAATGTCATCGATGGCATTCGTCTGAGCCGTTTTATGACGAAAGACGACCTGATCAAAAGAAAGGTTTTGCAAAGGGCCTGTTTGTTTTGGAGATTCCGGCTTGCGCTCTACCGGCTTATGCATCAATTGATCAAAACTATGTACCGAAGCTTCTACCTCCCGATAACTGAGGATGATGTTTCCAAGATCCTGTAATGGCCCGAAGATAGAGGTAGAGATAAATTGCATGGTGATCAGCTCCCCTGTACTCAGCTTATTGCGGAAAATCAGCCAGAGCAAAATGAATAGAATAGACTGTTTGAGCACATTTAGCGTGGTTCCTTGTAGAAAAGAAAGCGTTCTTACCCGCCTGGTCTTGGTCATCTCCAGGTCGTAGATTTTCTGCGTCTGGATTTTTAACCTGCGAATTTCAGGGAAGGTGAGTCCAAGGCTTTTGACCAGCTCTATATTTCTGAGGGACTCCGTAATTACACCCGCCATCTTATTGGTTTCCCTATTGATAGAACGCTGTACTATTTTTATCTTTTTACTCAATAAGCCGGTAAGAGAACCTAGTACTAATATTCCGATGAGGAAGACGGGTACCAGCATCCAGTTCTTGGTAATGGAATACCATACTAGAAAACCCATTCCCACAACAGAAGAAAAGAGAATGTTGATAAAGGAATTGACAAAACGCTCCGTATCGGTTTTTACCTTTTGAAGGATGGAAAGGGTTTCGCCACTATGACTCTCTTCAAATTCCTGAAAAGAGAGTCGCAGAGTTTGCCGGATGCCATCATTGAAAATCTGCATGCCAAATTGCTGTACCGCCAATCGCGTATAGTATTCCTGAAAAGCCTTTGCGATTCTTGCTGCTATAGCCACTGCTATCGCGATACTTAGCCAGTATAATACACCATTGACTAGCTCAGACTGAGTTTTGTTGCCCGGATTAGTCGCATATTCATCTATTATTTTTCCAAAAATAATCGGGTCAGTCAGGCTCAGCAATTGCGCAATTGCTGCCAGGAAAAGCGCCAGCAGCACCCACCATTTTTGTTCTTTAAAATATTTCCAAAGGATCGGCATAGGGAAAAGATTCAAGTTTCATCAAAATACTAAAAATAAAGCAGTTTTATCATCTGTAGGTCAGCTTTTTAATATCTTTGTACATGGAATAATCCTTTTCATGATGATGAAGTCATACTACTAAAAATTGAAAAGATATGAAAAGTGTATGGTTTAAATCGTTCGTCATTGCAGGAGTCGTTTTATTAACAAGCGGAATCACTACAACTGATGTTCTTGCCCAAAGAGGCGAGAGGCCATCAGGTGGTGGAGGCGGTGCATCCAGACCATCAGTTGGCCGTCCTTCATCAGGAGGCAGCAGGCCTTCTATAAGCAGACCTTCAGCTGGTAATAGGCCTTCAGGAGGGAACAGGCCGTCAATTGGCGACAGGCCATACAGACCTGGTTACCGCCCTGGAAGCGTATATAGGCCAAATTACCGCCCGAATTACAGGCCTCATTATAGACCATATTACAGACCTCACTATAGTTATTACAACTATTACAGGCCATATCTTGGTTTAAGTATTAATATCCTGCCTTTCGGTTATTACCCATTTTACTATGGTTCTGACCGCTTTTATTTCTCTGATGGCTTGTTTTATAAACAATACGACAATGAGTATAAAGTGGTAGTTCCTCCGGTAGGTGCAGAAGTTCCTACACTTCCAACTGATGCAAAAGAAGTGGTGATTAATGGACAAACTTATTACGAGAGTAAAGGCGTTTACTATTCATCTACCCAGAATGCAGATGGAAAACAGGTATTTGTGGTTGCGGGTAAAGATGGCGTATTGAATACAGATGGGAAAGAGGTTTCTGTAAACCCTATGCCTCAAATTGGAGATATAGTAGTTCAACTGCCTCAGGATTCCAGAGAAGTACTGATCAAAGGAGCAACTTACTATGTAAGTCCGGATGGTGTTTATTATGAAAAACTAGTAGATGGCAGCAATGTCAGCTATAAAGTGATCGGATTAGACAATGAGCCTGTTGACATTGACAAGCAATAGAAACGGCACAGTGTAAATAAAAGCACTGTAAAGTATTCCCGATATAATTTGAAAACCTCCTGATTGCTTCAGGAGGTTTTCTTTTTTGTAATCAGAGCTCTGCAGTCAAGGCGGTGCCCTCAATTGAAACAGCGCTGTTCCTTAAACCAAATGGTTGTTGTTTTTTGAATAACAAATGGATGACTAACTGTTTTTTGGCTCAATTTCTGTACGGAATTTAGCCTTGTCCGATTAGACCATTTCCGATCCGCCGGCTGCTCCGAAATTATGAACATTAGCACCTTTAACGCTTTTAAAAGCCGTAATTATAGATTGTATTTTACTGGGCAGTCCGTCTCCCTTATTGGAACATGGATGCAGAAGACAGCTGTAAGCTGGGTGATTTACGAGAAAACGCATTCTAATTTTATGTTAGGACTAACGCTTTTCGCCAGTCTGTTTCCTTCTTTTATCTTTTCTTTTATTGGCGGCGTCGCTGCCGATCGTTACAACAGGTATAAGCTGTTACTTGTCACGCAGGTTGCCTCTATGATCCAGGCGGTACTCATGACTTTGCTGATTTTTTTTAAAGATTATTCTGTTTGGGAAATCATCGCTTTGAGCGCATTACTAGGCTTAATCAACGCATTCGATGTGCCAGCAAGGCAATCATTAGTCTATGAAATGGTAGACGATAAAGCAGATTTGCCCAATGCCCTGGCTTTAAACTCCTCTATGGTGAACCTTTCCAGATTGATTGGTCCCGGTATCGCCGGACTGGCACTAGAGAAGTTCGGGGAAGACATTTGTTTTGGAATGAATGCCATCAGTTTCATTGCCGTGATCGGTTCTCTACTGATGATGAAACTGCCTAAATTCGTCGTTACACCTTCCACAAAAAACGTATTTGGAGAACTAAAGGAAGGTTTTCAATATATCAAAAGAACACCTTCCATTTCATTAGTGCTGGTCATGCTCGCACTCATGAGTCTATTGGTGCTGCCCTTTAGCACATTGATTCCCGTTTATGCAAAGGACATTTTTAAAGGAACGGCATCCACATTTGGGGTAATTGATAGTGTGATAGGACTAGGCGCATTTACTGGGGCGATCTTTCTGGCTTCCTTAAAACCCGGAAGAAACTTAAGGAAAATCCTGGCCGCAAATACGCTTGTGTTTGGTGCCGGGCTGATCTTATTCTCTCATACTACCTATTATCCAATTGCCTTAGTCTTTGCCACCATCTCCGGTTTTGGGATGATGTCGCAGATTACCATCAGCAATACGCTCATCCAAACCACTGTAGATCCAGCCATGAGGGGTAGAGTTATCAGTTTTTACGCCATGGCTTTCTTTGGAATGCAGCCCTTAGGCGGTTTGCTTATCGGTTATCTTTCTCAAATGATTGGTACTCCCGATACGGTAATGATACAAGGATTTATCGCTTTCGGGATTGGCTTGCTGCTTTTTCGCTTTTTGAGGAAAGCAAAGAAAGAAAACTACAAGCGCCTCAAGAAATAATTCCTGATGCAAACGCATCGGCTGTATAGGCTGGTAGCCACATTGTGACACCTATATCGATATTCTCCTTTGAGTAGCTTTTGAAAATAGGTAATTTTAAAACCTGATCCCATTGATATGAAACACTTATTTTCTATACTCTGCATTTCTGCAGCGGCTGTTATGCCAGCAGCTGCTCAGCAAACTCAAAAACCAGTATTGCATGGCCGCAACTGGCTGGCAATTACAGGTAAACCTTTAGCAGCAACAGCAGGTGCAATGACTTTTCAAAAAGGAGGAAATGCAGTGGATGCAGCTTGTGCGATGCTGGCCGCCACCTGTACCATGTGGGATACACTGAGCTGGGGAGGCGAAACGCAAGTCCTCATCTATAATCCCAATACGAAAAAAGTAATGGCAATTAATGCGATGGGTGTGGCTCCAACAGGCGCTACCGT
It contains:
- the hmpA gene encoding NO-inducible flavohemoprotein; this translates as MLSTTEIGLIKATVPILREHGLLLTQHFYKRMFQHNPELRNTFNMGNQQNGTQQTALALAVLAYAENIETPGVLLPVLQRIGDKHTSLQITAEQYDIVGNHLLASIGEVLGEAATAELITAWAKAYAQLADLMINLEKSIYLQKAAADGAWTGWRKFILDKKVQESSEITSFYLRPEDGLEVAKHQPGQYLSIKVFIPALGIYQPRQYSISSAPNADYYRISVKRAPGDENKENGTVSNFLHDQLQEGQLIEATTPAGDFVVNTAQRTPLVLLSGGVGQTPFISMMDFLTQSAQQRQVKWAHACRSESVHAFREQVNAWQAKHDWFEHIVFYENSEKVSKDQHSSNDSRTGRLDVAEISEMLLIPDAEYYLCGPKPFIEKTMKDLSALGVDAKKFFFEEFGPQTIQMN
- the msrA gene encoding peptide-methionine (S)-S-oxide reductase MsrA; translated protein: MNTEKAILAGGCFWGVEELFRHHPGVISTVVGYTGGDVPNATYRNHGTHAEGIEIVFDPVVLSYRGLLEYFFQIHDPTTKNRQGNDIGTSYRSAIFYVDEQQQETAKSLIAELEASGKWPGKFVTEIVPETDFWNAEEDHQNYLQKVPYGYTCHFERPDWKLS
- a CDS encoding GNAT family N-acetyltransferase, producing MLNIYTATTNDFPVIQKIANKTWPATFGAILSPEQISYMLEMMYSTAALTEQVTKKGHHFLLVKDETNDLGYASYELNYKGLSKTKIHKIYLLPEAQGKGVGKLLMKTITAIAKDNQNTALSLNVNRDNSAFQFYKNVGFEQVGEENIDIGDGFLMEDYIMEKQLA
- a CDS encoding NAD(P)-dependent oxidoreductase, whose protein sequence is MSRLKLGWIGLGNMGTPMVKNLLKAGFEVVVFNRTKQKEAELIANGASTATDPQTLLENCDVVFTMLSNDEAVKTVFEGEKGLLTNPGTGKMIIDMSTVSPDTSRYLSELCKKNHIDFLEAPVSGSVKPAQDGTLIILVGGETSAYEKAKPAFEALGKLSVHVGGAGVGSSAKLAVNYLLGLNLQGLAETVLFAEKNGVSKTDMLTIINEGACGNGITKLKTSSILNEDYPAAFALKHLVKDLGLAKDAGLDAPLIDPLYHTFQQAQQEGLGEEDVMAVIKSLAKR
- a CDS encoding VOC family protein, yielding MATINPYLNFLGTTEEAFNFYKSVFGGEFSVLQRFKDVPHGDNMSAEDKEKIMHVSLSIGKGNTIMGTDVLESMGQKLNVGDNFSISINADSEAEAEQLFNALSPGANIVMPLEKAFWGAYFGMLTDQFGIQWMVNFDYNQE
- a CDS encoding RrF2 family transcriptional regulator, with the translated sequence MKLNQFTDYGLRILMYMSRKPAELPATTITELADQFGISRNHLVKVVQFLSNQNIIAAQRGRGGGLRLFDSSETYRIGKLVRLLEQDEELINCESPRCILAGDCGLKNILNGAQDALYQYLDQYTLDDISKPAVSTALQRLFSHPPGQEV
- a CDS encoding AAA domain-containing protein; the protein is MEYFKKLLELLKIEREEDLRSYLQLTASSSVATRRANGLSWYPIAIRGSEMSRGDYLTVEVERTTHQELAHQLRFGASAVLFSNHDPKDRVEGTITHQSGNRLKITLKTDELPDWTRDGKLGIDVLFDNNSYDEMRNALKQASSALDKSDDSRLIKILTGQASPTFSNQTPHYTIPKLNPVQQQAVDKILSAQELAIVHGPPGTGKTTTLVQAIKALIKQDHQQILVVAPSNTAVDLLTEKLDEEDLNVLRIGNPARVSERLQSLTLDGRLSEHDSMKQIRALKKQANEYKNMAHKYKRNFGRAEKEQRQALFDEAHKIMKEVGNTEQYMIDDLLSKAQVVTATLVGANHYTVRGLKFHTVVIDEAGQALEPACWIPILKAQKVIFAGDHCQLSPTIKSNEAAKAGLSTTLLEKTTALHPEAVTLLEEQYRMNETIMSYSSQVFYENKLKAHDTVAKHVLFSEEAPLAFVDTAGCGFEEKSEGTSTTNPEEAAFLFKHLTQLVAMLGSHYSQENFPTIAVISPYKQQILLMKELMLHSPELMVYADKITVNTIDSFQGQERDLVYISMTRSNNEGSIGFLSDIRRMNVAMTRARKKLVVIGDSATLSRLPFYSDFISYAESVNAYQSAWEFADL
- a CDS encoding YMGG-like glycine zipper-containing protein, yielding MKKIFSVAALAILLSACSNNAKEEAIIKQQAIVAVKDSLRLDSFKKADALEKEKLAKLKDEEIQKDRIREEKRTLLLAERNDAAERRSSSSSSSNTVATPAKKKGWSQAAKGAAIGAGAGAIGGILVDKNNARGAIIGGVVGAGTGYVIGRGQDRKSGRVQPKN